Below is a genomic region from Trichocoleus sp..
GGCGTCAGGCAGAATTTTGTGATGATTGGAGCGGAATCCGCACCACAAAGGTAACCAGGTGATCCCCACTTTCCACTGCGATCGTGCCTTCTAGCCGCTCAACCAGTTTTTTGACAAGTGCCAACCCTAACCCAGTCCCTTCGTGTTTCCAGGGATCATGGGTGGGGATGCGGTAAAACTTATCAAAGATGCGATCGTGCTCCTCGGGTGGAATATCAACCCCCGAATTGCTGATTCGTAAACAAAGGATTGGGCTGTGAGTTTCGGGGGCAATCACCTCAACCAGCAGCATAATTGTTTCGTTGGGCGGCGTATACTTACAGGCATTATTCAGCAGCTCTGTCAGAATACGCTCTAGATTCGTCAGGTCAGTTGTCAACAGCGGCAGATCTGCCGGAATGTGAAGCCGAAGCTGTTGCTGTCTTGACTGAGCACGTTGCATAAATGGTTCGCTAACATGCCTGATCCAAACTGCCGGATCGATCGTCGTTAGCATTAGCGGCTCACTATTGGCATCTAAACGAGACAGATCTAGCAGATCGTTAATTAAACAAATTTCTCGCTGACTCTCCTCTTTTAGAATGCGGAAATAGCGTGTAATTGTCTGCTCTTCGGTTAATAAATTGAGTTGACTCAGGCAAAGCTCAATCATTTGAGTTGCCATTTTGATATTTGAGATGGGTGTTCTCAGTTCATGTGAGATTGAACTTAAAAAATTATCTTTTAGGCGATTGAGCCGCTCCAGTTCTATCACCTGGGTTTGAGCAGCATGAAACAGCCGTGCCTGCCGGATCGCAATTGCACATTGATTCGCAACCTGCTGAATTAAGCGAACCTCTTGCTCTCCATATACTTGTGCTGCTGCCTTATAGAGCCAAAGATCGCCTAATACCTGATGCTCCTTCATATGGGGACAAATCAGCGGACAGACAAGAACCGAAAAATGTTCAGCGATCGGGCGAACAGGAGTTCCAGCAATATACAATGCACTGTGCCAGCAGAACTGGAGGCATTCCCCTAACATCAACGGCTGATAAATTTCTGGAAAATTTGAAATCGGTACAACGTTACAAGTAGCTGGCGGCACTTTTTCAACAGTGTATTCATAAGCAATGGTTGAAGTTTGCCGCTGTTCATCATAAATTCCGGTATCGCAGCTATAAATATTGAGTGCAAGCGTAAGTTCTTGGACTGCGGTTTGCAAAATTTGGGCTTCATCCAAACTATCGCGCACTTTATCTGTAACTCGCTTCAGCGTTGCTTCAAAATCAAATGCTTGTTGCAGTTGAGCTGTTCTTTGCTGTACCTGAACTTCTAGCGTTGTATTTAGTGTTCGCACCTGTTGATAAAGCTCTGATTGCTGAATTGCAATTCCCACCTGGGCAGCAATCTGGCTCAACAAACTAATTTCACTATCCTGCCAATGCCGTGGCGTTTCGCAACTGTGCGCCCCCAGCAAACCCCACAACCGATCGTCCTGCAAAATCGGCACAATTAGATTTGCCCGAACCGTTATAGACGTCAGCAATTCGCGGTAGCAAGATTGAATATTATCTGTTTCAGCATCCTCCACAATCCCAATTCGTCCCTGACGATAGAGTTCATGCCAACCATTTCCAAAACAGGGATCATCAATGACCTGATCGAGCAACGGTGGACAGCCAGGACGCACCGACTCCACCACAATCTTGCCACTCCAATCTGGATAGAACTGAAAAATCACCACGCGATCGACTGCAAGAAAATGTCGGACTTCAGCGGCGGTTGTTGTCAAAATTTCAGTCGGCTCAAGCGATTGCCGAATCCGCTGCACAATCATTCCCACTAACCGTTCTCGATCGGCTTGCTGCCGTAACGCTTCACTTGCCTGCTTAAATTCGGTGATATCTCTGGCAACCACCAGTACAGTTTCAACTCCGGTTGCTCCAAACTCAGGCACAATGCGCGAAGACCAGTACTTTTCTCCCTGGGATGTTACGAATGAATAGTCATGATGCCATTCCTCGCCCGTAGCAAAAACATGAGCCATCGCCTGATGCCAAAACGCCACCAGATTAGCTGGAAACCCTAATTCATCATTGCTTTTACCAATAAAATCAGCCGGAGCAATTCCCACTTCTTGTTCAATGCGAGGATTGATATAGACATAGCGAAACTGCTGATCGAGCCGCATAATGACATCAGGCGAGTTTTCGACCAGGGCACGAAATTCTTCTTCTCGCTGTCGTGTCAGTTCAGAAAGCTGGCGATCGTCGGTTGTTTGTTGTGTAGGATATGTGACAGACAGTTCTACCCTTGCAACCCCATAGAGCCAGCCTGCTCTGCCTCGCTTCATCTGCCAGGACAGATACCGATCGCTGCCATCTTGATGCCGCATCCGCGCCGTAAAACTGCACCGAGATTGACCAATTTTCTTTGCAAGCGTCCGCAGAATGGCTCGAACCGAGGCTCGATCGTCAGGATAAACCCAGTCGAACCAGTTTTGCAATTGCGCTGATTCAACCTCCCAACCCATCACTGCTTGCCAATTGGGGCTGAGCAACTGTAATCGCCCATCCTCCTCCATAACGCAAAAGAGAGTAGGAGCAACCTCAAATGCATCCTGCAAAGCTGCCTGTAGCTGTGTAAATTGATGAAGTTGCCCTTCCAGTTGCCGCAAGTAATCTTCGCTTGCCATTGATTCTCGATCGATGCGCTCCACAGAAGTATTTTATTTCGAGCGAATGAAATGTAACCCGGGATCGCGAATTCGGCAGATTGATAGCTAAAATTCAAGGGGGCAGGGGGCAGGGGCTAAAAAGTATCAATAAAGCTGCTGAATGTTCTGCTAGGTCAAATTTTCTCGATTTTTGGGATAACTCCTTGTTTCTAAAATTATGATGTTTGAAATCTGTTGCCTCATAAATTAAATTTTATGACTCTATTTTGCCAATTTCCCAGTTTTTTGCCTTTGATTTTTTGCCTTTAATCGAACGATCGGCGGATGAGCGGCAGTTTATTGAGGCGGCTGTAGCCACCGCTGCACCACGCTAAAAGATATCTCAGCCAGCAATGCCAGCAGCGCCACAGGAATGGCTCCGACTAAAAGAATGGCATTATCGTAAAGAGCAAACCCTCTCACAATAAAGGTTCCCAACCCTCCTGCGCCAATGAAGGCTGCCAGCGTTGCACTCGCAATCACTTCTACTGTAGCCGTTTTGACCCCTGACAGAACAACGGGTAAAGCAAGCGGCACTTCAATCCATTGCAGAACTTGCTTTGCACTCATGCCCATACCAGAGGCGGCTTCTCGGATCGTTGGATCAATATTACGGAAAGCAACATCCGTACTGATCAAGATGGGCGGCATTGCCAGCAGGGTCAGGGCGATCGCTGCTGACTGAAAACTTAAACCAAAATAAGGGATTGCCAAAAACAAAATTGCCAGACTGGGAATCACGCGCAGAGCCGTAAAGCCATTGATCAGAGCCGTTGCCGCCAAGCGCGATCGAGCACTCCACAACCCCAGAGGCAACCCCGCAACCAAACCGATCGCCATTGGGATCGCGACCAGCAGCAGGTGTTCTTGGAGCGCACGAAGTAATTCACTGCTATGGGCTGCTGCATACTCATACGCTTGAGAAAAAACTGCCATTTCCTCACCCCTAACCTGTTGCGTCTTCAAACTTGTAGCCCACCCCAATCACCGTCTTCAGAAAGATTGGATTGGCTGGGTCAGGCTCAATCTTTTTACGAAGTCGCGCTACATGCGTATCAACCACCCGTTCATCCCCATAAAAATCGCTGCCCCACAGCCGCTCAATCAGTTGGGCGCGGTTCCAAACCCGTCCCGGATAGCTCATAAACGTGGTGAGCAGATCAAATTCGAGCGTGGTGAGGTCGAGGGTTTCAGGGTCTTGTCCTTCGATCTGGCGCTGAGCAACGCGCTGATCAACATCGGCAGCAAAATGAGGCGTTTGGAACGATCGGCTCTGTCCACCTTGGCGAAGCGTCCGCCGCAACAGTGCCCGAACTCTGGCAACCAATTCTCTGGGGCTAAAAGGCTTCACCATGTAGTCATCTGCCCCTGTTGACAGCCCAATGATGCGATCGATCTCCTCTCCTTTTGCCGTCAGCATCAAAATATAGGGGTCTTTGTTGCCTGGTTTTTGCCGAATCCGCGTACAGATTTCTAGCCCATCCATCCCTGGAACCATCAAATCGAGAATGATCAGATCAGGCTGCTGCTCTTGAAACACCTGTAAAGCCGTCAACCCATCGCGACAAGTCCGACAGGAGAAGCCTTCTTTCTCCAGGTAAAGCTGGATCAGTTGGGCAATTTCCGCTTCGTCTTCAACAATCAAAATTTCCATATCAAGCTACTGGGGCAAATCAATCTCAAGATGACCTTTGCATGTTAAACGCTGCGAATCACCATCTCGGTCACAGCCCTGCTTACAGCACAAGAACCTGAAACCGTTTGTAGAGTCAGCAGCCGTTTCTTCTATCCTAGTCGCTGCCAGAAGAGAAACGAGAGAGGACAAGATTAAAGCCTTGTTGACTAGCGGCTGTAAGCCTGATTCTGATGATTCGATCGCTCCATCTTCATAAACTTTTTTAGACTGTTTTTAGACGATCGATCAACCCAACCCTTATCTACCCCCATGCCCTCTATTTCCGGCTCTCGTTTACCGAAGCGATCGGCTCAATGCAAGCACTTTGACAAAACTACTCCCCATTTCCTGTCACCTACCCGCTAACCCCTGTATGGATCTCCCGATCGTTTATCACCCCCACTATGTCGCCCCACTCCCCCCCGAACACCGCTTTCCGATGGCAAAGTTTCGCTTACTCTCGGAAGCCCTTTTAGCAGATGGAGTTGTTCATCCGTCTCAGTTTCATACCCCAGAAAAGCCAGACTTGGAAATGATTCAGTTGGTGCATACGCCTGATTATGTGCGCGGCTACTGTGAGGGCACGCTCGACCCAAAAGCGCAGCGACGGATTGGGCTACCCTGGAGCCCTGCTTTAGTCAATCGAACCTGTATTGCAGTGGGTGGAACGATTTTGACGGCAAAATTGGCACTGGCGCAGGGATTAGCTTGCAACACGGCAGGTGGAACGCATCATGCTTTTCCAGACTACGGTTCTGGGTTTTGCATTTTTAATGATTTGGCAATTGCCGCTGCTGTTCTTTTGCAGTTGGGATCTGTCAAAAAAATCCTGATTGTGGATTTAGATGTGCATCAAGGAGACGGCACTGCCTTTATTTTTCGGCATGATCCGCGTGTGTTTACTTTTTCAATGCACTGTGAAATCAACTTTCCGGGAACCAAACAGACCAGCGATCTCGATGTGCCTTTACGAGAGGGCATGGAAGATGACGAGTATCTGCAAACGCTGGCTGCATATTTGCCAGATTTACTCTCACAAGTTAAGCCAGATTTAGTTTTTTATGATGCGGGTGTGGATGTTCACTTGGGCGATCGGCTTGGCAAGTTAGCCTTGAGCGATCGGGGCTTATTCTGTCGGGAAATGCAGGTTTTGACGACCTGTATCTCTCAGGGCTATCCGGTCGCTTGTGTCATCGGGGGCGGCTATGCCGAAGATATGAATGCGCTGGTTTATCGCCACTCTCTGCTGCCTCGCGTCGCGGCTGACCTGTACCGCCAATATCGCTTGTGAGCCTTAGTATGAGCCTTAGTATGAGCCTTAGTATGAGCCTTAGATTAAGTCATGAATTAAGTAAGCATGACTCTATCCAGTGCCTACGCTACAGTGAGAGACGTGCGTTTCGTTCACCCCCGCATGACTTCTGCCTCTCCGATCGCTGACAATACACCGCGCCGACAACCCCGACCCACTGACCTGCGGCTGTTTCGCATCCTGCTACCGTACGTGAAGCAGAACTGGCGGTTGTTGACCGTTTCCCTCATTTTGATCATTCCCCTCGCGCTGGCAAGTTCCGCCCAGCCAGTGATCATTGGGCAGGCAGTCGCACTGGCGAAGCAAGAACCTGTGATGTGGTTTTTGCAGGGTCAATCGCTCTTGGGCGGTGCACAACTGCTGATTGGGCTACTGATCGTCACGCTCGTTATCCAGCTTTCTCTCAGCGGTGTCCAGGGCTATTTGATTCAAAAAGTGGGGCAACGCATCACCGCTACCATTCGGGATGATTTGTTTAAGCATGTCACTTCCCTTGCCACTCGCTTTTTCGATCGCACTCCCGTTGGACGATTGATTACTCGCCTCACTAGTGATGTAGATGCTCTAGGAGATGTGTTCTCGACTGGTGCGATCGGCATTGTCAGTGACTTCATGACGATGGTGGTGCTGCTAGTCGTCATGTTTTCGTTGCAGTGGCAGCTTGCCTTGATGTTGCTCGTTTTGCTCCTGCCTATTACCGGAGTTATTGTCTATTTTCAGCAGCAGTATCGCCAGTCAAACTATCGCGCTCGCGAAGAGCTTTCTGCCCTCAATTCAACGCTGCAAGAAAACATTGTTGGCATTAATGTCGTACAGCTCTTTCGCCGCGAACGGTTTAATAGTGAACTTTTTCGTAAGATCAATCAGCGATACATTAATGAAGTCGATCGCACCATCTTTTTTGACTCAGCCGTCTCCGCTACGCTGGAATGGGTCGCACTCGCCGCAATTGCTGCTGTTCTCTGGCTGGGCAGTCTTCTCGTTCTGAACAAAACCCTCGACTTTGGTATTCTCACTTCCTTTGTTTTGTTTGCCCAACGCTTGTTTGATCCGCTGCGCCAGTTTGCTGAACGGTTTACCGCGATTCAAGCTGGACTGACTGCCCTGGAACGGGTAAGCGATATTTTAAGCGAGCCGATCGAAATCCGTGACCCAGAGATCATTACTGCCTCTGATCTAAGGGCAGAGCGAGAGCGAAAGATACGAAACATGGAGCTTCAGGCAGCAGGGGTTGTTTCACCGCTTGTTCTTGGCGATGGGAAGCAGGCTGTGAGCCATACACCGACGCCGAGCGAGATTCGCTTTGATCACGTCTGGTTTGGCTATAAACCGAATGAGTTTGTCCTGCGCGATCTAGACTTCACCATTCGTCCGGGTGAAAAGGTGGCTTTAGTAGGCCCAACAGGAGCTGGGAAAAGCTCAATTATTCGGTTGCTCTGCCGTCTCTATGAAGTAAGCCAGGGGCGGATTCTGCTTGATGGTGAAGATGTGCGCGATCTCCCCCAGGCAGAACTGCGGCGACGGATGGCGGTTATTTTACAGGATGGATTTCTGTTTGCCGGAGATGTGAAGAGTAACATTACCCTCGGTGAATCTTACTCGATCGAACAAGTCCGCGAAGCAGCATCACAGGTGAACGTTGATTCCTTCATCGAACGCCTGCCCCAAGGCTACAACACGCAACTGCGGCAAAGAGGCACAAACCTATCGGGTGGTGAAAAACAACTCTTAGCTTTTGCCCGTGCGGCGATTCGCAATCCCAGTATTCTGATTCTGGATGAAGCCACTGCCAATCTTGATGTCAGAACAGAAGCGCTGATCCAGCAAGCCCTCGAAACGCTGCTGATTGGACGGACAGCCATCATCATTGCCCATCGCCTATCCACCATTCGGAGCGTCGATCGCATTCTTGTGCTTAAGCAAGGTCATTTAGTTGAATCGGGCAGCCATGATGAGCTTCTCGATCAAAATGGACTCTATGCCAGTCTGTACAAGCTACAAATGCTGGGTCAATAACTTAGTCAATCAGACGCCGATCAACGCCGATCGCTGTATTACTGTTTCAGTTTGGGTTGCGGAACTAAAGACTTGAGGCGATCGTTTGGTTTTGGCTGTAGGTTTGCTGCCTGGGTTCGCGCGATCGGCAGTTTCCACGTTTTCAGCAAAAAATCCCGCTTTCGAGAAACGGGAATATCAGACTCAAATCATCAGTTGTTTGGATTAACAGCCCTCAAAAGTTTAGGAATTTGGTTGCCACCAGCTCCACAGTTCAACAGAAGTTAATGACCCATCTTGCTAACTGAGGCTTTGCCCATCCAAACGACGAATTGCCACTACCGCAGGCTTCGGCGGATCGTTCGCTTGCTTACCAGGCCAATTTGAACCGATCGGCACTTCTCTTGCCTGGATAAACTCCTGCCCATCTGTGGTTTTCATCGCATATTGACGAGTTTCGGCTGCCATATTGGCGCGGACACCACCTATTTCACCGGGATGCTGTGCTGCAATAAACAGGGTTTTATTGTCACGAGTAAAGAAAGGACCCGTCATTTCACTGTCCATTGGTCCAAAGCCAAACAGATGGGCTTCTCCAGCATTTGCGCCAGCAGTCGGCATCATCCAAATAGAGTTATTGCCAAACAATCCGCGCAAGTCTGACTGGCTCACTGCTTTCCCTTCAGCATCCGTGCGGCTGGGAATTGCTTTGTTGTGCTTGTCGCTGGACATATCCGTGACCATCCAAAGATTTCCCTTTGCGTCAAATTCCAGGTTGTCTGGGTTCGCAAAGCCCAAGCCCCCCTCGATCGGTTCGCCCCCGGCAGCAAAAGTTGACCACTGAAAGGTCATGGCAGCGGGATCGTTGCTATCTTCATCCAGACGCATAATCCAGCCATATTCATAGTCTTTCTCACCATTTGGACCCTTGAAGATCTCGGCATTTGGACTGCCATCACTGCTGCTAGGCGCACCTGACGTAAAGGTAATAAACAGTGCCCCATCTGCTCGCACATCTGTATCTTCAGGACGAGCCGTACAGGTTGCTCCTGCTGCGTTTGCGGCAAAATGCGCGTCGATCAAAATTGCGCCTTGCTTTTCCTCAGCGTTGCCCTGATAGAGATCGCCGATCGTCTGAAACTGCTGCTTGAATGCCTGGATCGCTCCATCTTCGGTCACTTTGACAATGCTGCCTGCTGTGCGATCGGGGTTGGGCAGTGTAATCATGCCGCCAACATGGGTGCTGGGCAAATCAGGATTAACGG
It encodes:
- a CDS encoding GAF domain-containing protein, with the translated sequence MASEDYLRQLEGQLHQFTQLQAALQDAFEVAPTLFCVMEEDGRLQLLSPNWQAVMGWEVESAQLQNWFDWVYPDDRASVRAILRTLAKKIGQSRCSFTARMRHQDGSDRYLSWQMKRGRAGWLYGVARVELSVTYPTQQTTDDRQLSELTRQREEEFRALVENSPDVIMRLDQQFRYVYINPRIEQEVGIAPADFIGKSNDELGFPANLVAFWHQAMAHVFATGEEWHHDYSFVTSQGEKYWSSRIVPEFGATGVETVLVVARDITEFKQASEALRQQADRERLVGMIVQRIRQSLEPTEILTTTAAEVRHFLAVDRVVIFQFYPDWSGKIVVESVRPGCPPLLDQVIDDPCFGNGWHELYRQGRIGIVEDAETDNIQSCYRELLTSITVRANLIVPILQDDRLWGLLGAHSCETPRHWQDSEISLLSQIAAQVGIAIQQSELYQQVRTLNTTLEVQVQQRTAQLQQAFDFEATLKRVTDKVRDSLDEAQILQTAVQELTLALNIYSCDTGIYDEQRQTSTIAYEYTVEKVPPATCNVVPISNFPEIYQPLMLGECLQFCWHSALYIAGTPVRPIAEHFSVLVCPLICPHMKEHQVLGDLWLYKAAAQVYGEQEVRLIQQVANQCAIAIRQARLFHAAQTQVIELERLNRLKDNFLSSISHELRTPISNIKMATQMIELCLSQLNLLTEEQTITRYFRILKEESQREICLINDLLDLSRLDANSEPLMLTTIDPAVWIRHVSEPFMQRAQSRQQQLRLHIPADLPLLTTDLTNLERILTELLNNACKYTPPNETIMLLVEVIAPETHSPILCLRISNSGVDIPPEEHDRIFDKFYRIPTHDPWKHEGTGLGLALVKKLVERLEGTIAVESGDHLVTFVVRIPLQSSQNSA
- a CDS encoding ABC transporter ATP-binding protein → MTLSSAYATVRDVRFVHPRMTSASPIADNTPRRQPRPTDLRLFRILLPYVKQNWRLLTVSLILIIPLALASSAQPVIIGQAVALAKQEPVMWFLQGQSLLGGAQLLIGLLIVTLVIQLSLSGVQGYLIQKVGQRITATIRDDLFKHVTSLATRFFDRTPVGRLITRLTSDVDALGDVFSTGAIGIVSDFMTMVVLLVVMFSLQWQLALMLLVLLLPITGVIVYFQQQYRQSNYRAREELSALNSTLQENIVGINVVQLFRRERFNSELFRKINQRYINEVDRTIFFDSAVSATLEWVALAAIAAVLWLGSLLVLNKTLDFGILTSFVLFAQRLFDPLRQFAERFTAIQAGLTALERVSDILSEPIEIRDPEIITASDLRAERERKIRNMELQAAGVVSPLVLGDGKQAVSHTPTPSEIRFDHVWFGYKPNEFVLRDLDFTIRPGEKVALVGPTGAGKSSIIRLLCRLYEVSQGRILLDGEDVRDLPQAELRRRMAVILQDGFLFAGDVKSNITLGESYSIEQVREAASQVNVDSFIERLPQGYNTQLRQRGTNLSGGEKQLLAFARAAIRNPSILILDEATANLDVRTEALIQQALETLLIGRTAIIIAHRLSTIRSVDRILVLKQGHLVESGSHDELLDQNGLYASLYKLQMLGQ
- a CDS encoding histone deacetylase yields the protein MTKLLPISCHLPANPCMDLPIVYHPHYVAPLPPEHRFPMAKFRLLSEALLADGVVHPSQFHTPEKPDLEMIQLVHTPDYVRGYCEGTLDPKAQRRIGLPWSPALVNRTCIAVGGTILTAKLALAQGLACNTAGGTHHAFPDYGSGFCIFNDLAIAAAVLLQLGSVKKILIVDLDVHQGDGTAFIFRHDPRVFTFSMHCEINFPGTKQTSDLDVPLREGMEDDEYLQTLAAYLPDLLSQVKPDLVFYDAGVDVHLGDRLGKLALSDRGLFCREMQVLTTCISQGYPVACVIGGGYAEDMNALVYRHSLLPRVAADLYRQYRL
- a CDS encoding response regulator transcription factor, which produces MEILIVEDEAEIAQLIQLYLEKEGFSCRTCRDGLTALQVFQEQQPDLIILDLMVPGMDGLEICTRIRQKPGNKDPYILMLTAKGEEIDRIIGLSTGADDYMVKPFSPRELVARVRALLRRTLRQGGQSRSFQTPHFAADVDQRVAQRQIEGQDPETLDLTTLEFDLLTTFMSYPGRVWNRAQLIERLWGSDFYGDERVVDTHVARLRKKIEPDPANPIFLKTVIGVGYKFEDATG
- a CDS encoding ABC transporter permease, whose amino-acid sequence is MAVFSQAYEYAAAHSSELLRALQEHLLLVAIPMAIGLVAGLPLGLWSARSRLAATALINGFTALRVIPSLAILFLAIPYFGLSFQSAAIALTLLAMPPILISTDVAFRNIDPTIREAASGMGMSAKQVLQWIEVPLALPVVLSGVKTATVEVIASATLAAFIGAGGLGTFIVRGFALYDNAILLVGAIPVALLALLAEISFSVVQRWLQPPQ